A window from Salvia miltiorrhiza cultivar Shanhuang (shh) chromosome 2, IMPLAD_Smil_shh, whole genome shotgun sequence encodes these proteins:
- the LOC131009308 gene encoding NDR1/HIN1-like protein 6, which translates to MCGSCLKCIGCCCCLLFLLLLALALVASYYYALYVPQVPTYEVERLDVRALDLRPDLTLDAAVLATVRASNPNANIGFLYGDKGRVDVVFNDTDVLCTGRPPHFRQGHRNVTKIRVDMAGSNRVGPGLQAALEENRKSHRPVPLVVKVEMPIRVVVEGVPLREFTVYLNSSMLVDNLAPNKTMTIISSETSYYFEL; encoded by the coding sequence ATGTGTGGTAGCTGTTTGAAGTGCatcggctgctgctgctgcctcctcttcctcctcctcctcgccCTCGCCCTCGTCGCCTCCTACTACTACGCCCTCTACGTCCCGCAGGTCCCCACCTACGAGGTCGAGCGCCTCGACGTCCGGGCCCTCGACCTCCGCCCCGACCTCACCCTCGACGCCGCCGTCCTCGCCACCGTCCGGGCCTCCAACCCCAACGCCAACATCGGCTTCCTCTACGGGGACAAGGGCCGCGTCGACGTCGTCTTCAACGACACCGACGTGCTCTGCACGGGCCGGCCGCCGCACTTCCGCCAGGGCCACCGGAACGTGACCAAGATCCGGGTCGACATGGCCGGGTCCAACCGGGTCGGGCCGGGCCTCCAGGCGGCCCTCGAGGAGAACCGGAAGAGCCATCGGCCCGTGCCGTTGGTGGTGAAGGTGGAGATGCCGATTAGGGTTGTGGTTGAAGGAGTCCCCTTGAGGGAGTTCACGGTGTACCTCAACTCTTCCATGTTGGTCGATAACTTGGCTCCTAACAAGACTATGACTATAATATCGAGTGAAACCTCCTACTATTTTGAGTTGTGA
- the LOC131009209 gene encoding external alternative NAD(P)H-ubiquinone oxidoreductase B4, mitochondrial-like, whose translation MSGYRFYQKASEAYYSRRNLYNLLVITTVSGGGLVAFSNNSPWRTAYADAGVPDIKKKKVVVLGTGWAGTSFLKSLKDPSLDVEVVSPRNYFAFTPLLPSVTNGTVEARSIVEPIRNIVRKKKFDVQFREAECYKIDTKNKKVHCKSIQQNNIGGSEEFTVDYDYLVIAMGARSNTFNTPGVVEHTHFLKEIEDAQKIRKTVIDCFEKASLPSISEEERKRILHFVVVGGGPTGVEFAAELHDFVIEDLAKLYPNLKNYVTITLLEAGDHILNMFDKRITQFAEDKFKRDGIDLKVGSMVTKVTEKEICTKERATGQNVSIPYGMVVWSTGIGTRPVVMDFMKQIGQTNRRVLATDEWLRVEGCDDIYALGDCATINQRKVMEDIAAIFSKADKNNTGKLKADDFKEVINDISERYPQVVIHLKKQQVRNFLQLLKNAQGDDELDIEKFKQALSTVDAQMKNLPATAQVAAQQGSYLADCFNRMDECEKNPEGPLRFRGSGRHRFKAFRYKHLGQFAPLGGEQTAAQLPGDWVSIGHSTQWLWYSVYASKLVSWRTRALVISDWGRRFIFGRDSSKI comes from the exons ATGAGTGGCTACAGATTTTATCAGAAAGCCTCGGAGGCTTATTACAGCCGTCGAAATCTGTATAATTTGCTTGTAATTACTACAGTCAG TGGTGGAGGGCTGGTGGCATTCTCAAACAACAGCCCGTGGAGAACTGCGTACGCCGACGCCGGCGTGCCCGAcatcaagaagaagaaagtggtggTGCTGGGAACTGGTTGGGCTGGCACTAGCTTCCTCAAAAGCTTGAAAGATCCTTCTCTTGATGTTGAGGTTGTCTCTCCCAGAAACTACTTCGCCTTCACTCCTTTGCTGCCGAGTGTCACCAATGGCACCGTGGAAGCCCGCAGCATCGTCGAGCCCATCCGTAACATCGTCAGAAAG AAAAAGTTTGATGTTCAGTTCAGGGAAGCTGAATGCTACAAAATCGATACGAAAAACAAGAAGGTGCACTGTAAATCAATACAGCAAAACAATATAGGTGGGAGTGAAGAGTTCACAGTAGATTATGACTACCTAGTGATAGCCATGGGAGCTCGTTCCAACACGTTTAACACCCCTGGTGTCGTTGAGCACACACACTTTCTAAAG GAGATAGAAGATGCACAGAAGATTAGGAAAACTGTTATAGACTGTTTTGAGAAGGCAAGCTTACCGAGCATAAGTGAAGAGGAAAGGAAGAGGATTCTGCATTTCGTAGTGGTGGGAGGAGGCCCGACAGGGGTGGAGTTTGCTGCTGAGCTTCACGACTTTGTTATTGAGGATTTAGCAAAGCTTTACCCAAATCTCAAGAACTACGTCACAATCACTCTTCTTGAGGCTGGAGACCACATTCTGAACAT GTTTGACAAAAGGATTACACAATTTGCTGAAGATAAATTCAAGAGGGATGGTATTGACTTAAAAGTTGGATCTATGGTTACAAAGGTGACGGAGAAAGAGATATGTACTAAAGAGAGAGCTACAGGGCAAAATGTGTCTATACCATATGGGATGGTTGTCTGGTCGACTGGTATTGGAACTCGCCCTGTTGTGATGGATTTCATGAAGCAGATTGGGCAG ACAAACAGGAGAGTGTTAGCAACTGATGAATGGCTGAGGGTGGAAGGATGTGATGACATCTATGCTCTAGGTGATTGTGCCACCATCAACCAACGCAAAGTCATG GAAGACATCGCAGCCATCTTCAGCAAGGCGGACAAGAACAACACGGGAAAACTCAAGGCTGACGACTTCAAGGAAGTGATTAACGACATCAGTGAAAGGTATCCCCAAGTGGTAATCCATTTGAAGAAGCAACAGGTTAGGAACTTCCTTCAACTTCTCAAGAATGCTCAAGGGGATGATGAATTGGATATTGAAAAATTCAAGCAAGCGCTCTCTACAGTGGATGCACAGATGAAAAATCTTCCTGCAACAGCACAG GTAGCTGCTCAACAAGGTTCTTATCTTGCTGATTGTTTCAACCGGATGGACGAGTGCGAGAAGAATCCTGAAGGCCCGTTAAGGTTCCGGGGATCAGGAAGGCATCGCTTCAAGGCATTCAG GTACAAACATCTAGGACAGTTCGCCCCGTTGGGTGGAGAACAGACTGCAGCTCAGCTTCCGGGAGACTGGGTTTCGATAGGTCACAGCACCCAGTGGCTCTGGTACTCAGTCTATGCCAG CAAGCTAGTCAGCTGGCGCACAAGGGCGCTGGTGATCTCAGACTGGGGAAGGCGTTTCATCTTCGGAAGAGACTCGAGTAAAATTTGA
- the LOC131009271 gene encoding uncharacterized protein LOC131009271 isoform X1 has product MIFDKVPMQTNLECFLDCTTPVVPSQFLSKSETRKLNRLWHPWEREKVDYFTLGDLWSSFDEWSACGAGVPVISDDGQNLIQYFVPYLSAIQIFTSTSSANSLREESDSVSETRDSCSDSLSDESESEKVSSRWDRCSSEEGMSEHDGFCHPNGRLGNLYFQYFEKSSPYGRVPLVDKIGSLAQRYPGLMSLRSVDLSPASWMAVAWYPIYHIPAGRTVKDLQACFLTYHTLSSSFQDMDLEGDGEHVKRRRERGECLSLAPFGLASYKLQGDVWASDKTGRDRERLVSLVSVADSWLKQLRVQHHDFNYFMGVRHG; this is encoded by the exons ATGATCTTTGACAAGGTTCCGATGCAAACAAACCTTGAATGCTTCTTGGATTGCACAACTCCTGTGGTCCCATCTCAATTCTTGTCCAAG AGTGAGACGAGGAAGCTCAATAGGCTATGGCATCCATGGGAAAGAGAAAAAGTAGACTACTTCACTCTCGGTGATCTCTGGAGCAGCTTCGACGAATGGAGCGCCTGCGGCGCCGGCGTTCCGGTCATCTCCGACGACGGCCAGAATTTGATCCAATATTTCGTGCCTTATCTCTCTGCAATCCAGATTTTCACCAGCACTTCCTCTGCAAACTCTTTGAG GGAGGAGAGTGATTCGGTTAGTGAGACGAGGGATTCGTGTAGCGATTCGTTGAGTGATGAGAGCGAGAGCGAGAAGGTGTCGTCTAGGTGGGATAGGTGCTCCTCCGAGGAAGGGATGTCCGAGCACGACGGCTTCTGCCATCCCAATGGAAGATTAGGCAACCTTTACTTTCAATACTTTGAGAAATCATCTCCTTATGGAAGAGTTCCTCTTGTAGACAAG ATCGGTAGCTTAGCTCAAAGATACCCGGGGTTGATGTCGTTGAGGAGTGTAGATCTTTCGCCTGCTAGTTGGATGGCGGTTGCCTG GTACCCGATTTATCACATTCCTGCAGGAAGAACTGTCAAGGACTTGCAGGCATGCTTCCTCACATACCACACACTGTCTTCTTCTTTTCAAG ATATGGATCTTGAGGGGGATGGCGAGCACGTGaagaggaggagagagagaggcgagtgCCTCTCCCTCGCCCCGTTTGGTCTGGCCTCCTACAAGCTGCAGGGGGACGTGTGGGCCTCGGACAAGACGGGCCGGGACAGAGAGAGGCTGGTGTCGCTGGTGAGCGTGGCCGACTCTTGGCTGAAGCAGCTACGCGTCCAGCACCACGACTTCAACTACTTCATGGGAGTCCGGCATGGCTAG
- the LOC131009246 gene encoding pentatricopeptide repeat-containing protein At5g66520-like, translating into MKGLKRVDTVIKLKTPNKKAAEPCSPVEALQLYRRMHRKSARLDSFAVLSALKACSHLRDNLPLTRHLHAHLLKLGFATHLYVATCLLSVYSPTIFRDARLLFDEMPTRSAVTWNIMITGYSKQGDVSAARLMFDTMPHRVSSSWSAMIAAYIDNSLWHHGISLFRLMMTGSRSLRPDQLTLGPILAGCGRLSSVGLALGKSMHAFAVKNKWELNVELGSCLVDMYAKCGVLENARLVFDTMKQRNVVAWTALIHGAAQHGQGREALRVFEKMREAGVKPNDVTFTGVLAACVQAGLVEEGRGYFATIGRPRIQHYGCMVDLYGKAGLVREAYRVIETMPYEANAVVWGSFLSACKLHKQLDMVDEAIDEVKRVMSPDNDGGLYSLISQLYLLCGRASEAQAIRDLNVRKIRASTFITTGN; encoded by the coding sequence ATGAAGGGGTTAAAGAGGGTGGATACTGTGATCAAGCTGAAGACCCCCAATAAGAAGGCGGCGGAGCCCTGTTCGCCGGTGGAAGCCCTCCAACTGTACCGCCGCATGCACCGCAAATCCGCCCGCTTGGACTCCTTCGCCGTCCTCTCCGCTCTCAAGGCCTGCTCCCACCTCCGCGACAATCTCCCCCTCACACGCCACCTCCACGCCCACCTCCTCAAACTCGGCTTCGCCACCCACCTCTACGTCGCCACCTGCCTCCTCTCCGTCTACTCCCCCACCATTTTCAGGGACGCACGCCTCCTGTTCGACGAAATGCCCACTCGCAGCGCCGTCACTTGGAACATCATGATCACCGGATACTCGAAACAGGGCGACGTGAGCGCCGCCCGCCTGATGTTCGACACAATGCCCCACCGGGTTTCAAGCTCCTGGTCCGCCATGATCGCCGCTTACATCGACAATTCCCTCTGGCACCACGGCATCTCGCTCTTCCGCCTCATGATGACCGGCAGCCGCAGCCTCCGCCCGGATCAGCTAACTCTAGGCCCCATTCTAGCCGGCTGCGGCCGCCTCAGCTCCGTCGGGTTGGCGCTGGGGAAATCCATGCACGCTTTCGCCGTCAAAAACAAGTGGGAGCTGAATGTGGAGCTGGGCAGCTGCTTGGTCGACATGTACGCGAAATGCGGGGTGTTGGAGAACGCGAGGCTGGTGTTCGACACGATGAAGCAGCGCAACGTCGTGGCGTGGACGGCCCTCATCCACGGGGCGGCACAGCACGGGCAGGGGCGGGAAGCGCTGCGGGTATTCGAGAAGATGAGGGAGGCAGGGGTGAAGCCGAACGACGTCACGTTCACGGGGGTGCTCGCCGCGTGCGTGCAGGCGGGGCTGGTGGAGGAGGGCCGCGGATACTTCGCGACGATAGGTCGCCCCAGAATCCAGCACTACGGCTGCATGGTCGATCTATACGGCAAGGCCGGGCTCGTGAGGGAGGCGTATCGAGTGATCGAGACGATGCCGTACGAGGCGAATGCGGTGGTGTGGGGCTCCTTCTTGTCGGCGTGTAAGCTGCACAAACAGTTGGACATGGTTGACGAAGCGATTGATGAGGTGAAGAGGGTGATGAGCCCCGACAACGACGGAGGGCTTTACTCGCTTATATCGCAGTTGTACTTGCTTTGCGGCAGAGCAAGTGAAGCGCAGGCTATAAGGGACTTGAATGTGAGGAAGATTAGGGCGTCTACTTTCATTACAACCGGAAATTAA
- the LOC131009271 gene encoding uncharacterized protein LOC131009271 isoform X2 yields MIFDKVPMQTNLECFLDCTTPVVPSQFLSKSETRKLNRLWHPWEREKVDYFTLGDLWSSFDEWSACGAGVPVISDDGQNLIQYFVPYLSAIQIFTSTSSANSLREESDSVSETRDSCSDSLSDESESEKVSSRWDRCSSEEGMSEHDGFCHPNGRLGNLYFQYFEKSSPYGRVPLVDKIGSLAQRYPGLMSLRSVDLSPASWMAVAWYPIYHIPAGRTVKDLQIWILRGMAST; encoded by the exons ATGATCTTTGACAAGGTTCCGATGCAAACAAACCTTGAATGCTTCTTGGATTGCACAACTCCTGTGGTCCCATCTCAATTCTTGTCCAAG AGTGAGACGAGGAAGCTCAATAGGCTATGGCATCCATGGGAAAGAGAAAAAGTAGACTACTTCACTCTCGGTGATCTCTGGAGCAGCTTCGACGAATGGAGCGCCTGCGGCGCCGGCGTTCCGGTCATCTCCGACGACGGCCAGAATTTGATCCAATATTTCGTGCCTTATCTCTCTGCAATCCAGATTTTCACCAGCACTTCCTCTGCAAACTCTTTGAG GGAGGAGAGTGATTCGGTTAGTGAGACGAGGGATTCGTGTAGCGATTCGTTGAGTGATGAGAGCGAGAGCGAGAAGGTGTCGTCTAGGTGGGATAGGTGCTCCTCCGAGGAAGGGATGTCCGAGCACGACGGCTTCTGCCATCCCAATGGAAGATTAGGCAACCTTTACTTTCAATACTTTGAGAAATCATCTCCTTATGGAAGAGTTCCTCTTGTAGACAAG ATCGGTAGCTTAGCTCAAAGATACCCGGGGTTGATGTCGTTGAGGAGTGTAGATCTTTCGCCTGCTAGTTGGATGGCGGTTGCCTG GTACCCGATTTATCACATTCCTGCAGGAAGAACTGTCAAGGACTTGCAG ATATGGATCTTGAGGGGGATGGCGAGCACGTGa